In Primulina eburnea isolate SZY01 chromosome 3, ASM2296580v1, whole genome shotgun sequence, one DNA window encodes the following:
- the LOC140828398 gene encoding zinc finger BED domain-containing protein DAYSLEEPER-like: MTERMLSKFEKYWCDIHGVMGIATILDPRYKTKLVEYCFKRTYGEIGFKEPVRKIKKMCYDLLDDYTNNNGYASVEQRSTETRLDTSTDDFLDSFDKEVALECDVYTDMKTELDHYLEDKVLPRNVDFDILEWWKTNGIKYPTLMRMDRDLLAIPISTVASESAFSTGGRLVSSHRSRLHPKTIEALMCNQSWLLNEKQATSSQETETYYSSVEYDEDTIDVDVDTTMSSDEDMYD; the protein is encoded by the exons ATGACTGAAAGGATGCTTTCCAAATTTGAGAAGTATTGGTGTGATATTCATGGGGTGATGGGAATAGCTACTATTTTAGATCCAAGATATAAGACAAAGTTAGTTGAGTATTGTTTCAAAAGAACATATGGAGAGATTGGTTTTAAAGAACCTGTTAGAAAGATTAAAAAGATGTGTTATGATTTGCTTGACGATTATACAAATAATAATGGTTATGCCAGTGTTGAACAAAGATCAACGGAGACTAGATTGGATACAAGTACTGATGATTTTTTGGATAGTTTCGATAAAGAAGTTGCACTTGAGTGTGATGTTTACACTGATATGAAGACTGAGCTAGATCATTATTTGGAAGACAAAGTGTTGCCTAGAAATGTTGATTTTGACATATTGGAGTGGTGGAAGACCAATGGAATCAAATATCCCACTTTGATGAGGATGGACCGAGATCTGCTTGCCATTCCAATATCAACGGTGGCTTCAGAATCAGCATTTAGTACTGGTGGTAGATTGGTGAGTTCCCATAGAAGCAGACTTCATCCAAAAACCATAGAAGCGTTGATGTGCAATCAAAGTTGGTTATTGAATGAGAAACAAG CTACAAGTTCACAAGAAACGGAAACATATTACTCTTCAGTTGAATATGATGAGGACACTATTGATGTTGATGTT GACACTACAATGTCAAGTGATGAAGACATGTACGATTAG
- the LOC140827018 gene encoding zinc finger BED domain-containing protein RICESLEEPER 2-like has product MDSTDHITENEVPLSEINHEVPLVPQNTTSVDGASPSETRKRKLISDVWNHFERKKINGMDKAICNYCKKSLSSQSKHGTTHLREHFKICPRRTVSDIRQKLLIKEQNKGEFAIKGFQFDQETSRSILAEMIILHEYPLVIVEHHGFHKLLPSLQPLFKVPSRNTIKSDILKMYDYEKTKVLSLLESNKGRIALITDMWTASNQRKGFLALTAHFIDDNWTLQGRILRFAYIRSPHTSEVLANVIVKSMMDWNIDRKISTITIDNCSTNDSLMNYVMHKLDHSTLMLQGSLLHMRCAAHILNLVVQDNLDIIAPSVEKIRESVTYWRASPKREQKFDDVARILVRNMNAKKLVLDCKTRWNSTYVMLMTAISFKDVFARLRFRDPSYKCFPTDDEWLLAEEVSKMLQVFYSVTEVVIAEPGLLVGDWS; this is encoded by the exons ATGGACTCAACAGATCATATAACAGAAAATGAAGTACCACTATCTGAAATAAATCACGAGGTTCCACTTGTTCCACAAAATACAACATCTGTTGATGGTGCCTCTCCTAGTGAAACAAGGAAGAGAAAGTTAATTTCTGATGTGTGGAATCATTTTGAAAGGAAGAAAATTAATGGAATGGATAAGGCAATTTGCAACTACTGCAAAAAATCTCTTTCTAGCCAAAGCAAACATGGGACAACACATTTACGTGAACATTTCAAAATATGTCCAAGAAGAACTGTTAGTGATATAAGGCAGAAACTGTTGATTAAAGAGCAAAACAAGGGGGAATTTGCTATTAAAGGCTTTCAATTTGATCAAGAAACATCAAGGTCAATTCTTGCTGAAATGATAATTTTACATGAGTATCCATTGGTAATAGTGGAGCATCATGGATTTCATAAACTTTTACCAAGTCTTCAGCCTTTGTTCAAGGTTCCAAGTCGCAATACCATCAAGAGTGATATACTGAAAATGTATGACTATGAAAAGACAAAAGTATTGAGTTTATTGGAATCTAATAAAGGCAGAATTGCTTTAATCACCGACATGTGGACTGCATCTAATCAGAGGAAAGGATTTTTGGCTTTGACTGCCCATTTCATAGATGATAATTGGACTTTGCAAGGTCGTATTTTGAG GTTTGCTTATATTCGTTCTCCACATACCTCAGAAGTCCTTGCTAATGTGATAGTTAAGTCTATGATGGATTGGAATATTGATAGGAAAATATCCACCATTACTATTGATAATTGTTCCACTAATGATTCTCTTATGAACTATGTGATGCATAAGCTTGATCATTCTACACTTATGCTGCAAGGGTCTTTACTTCATATGCGTTGTGCTGCTCATATTTTGAATTTAGTTGTCCAAGATAATTTGGATATCATTGCACCTAGTGTTGAGAAAATTCGTGAAAGTGTCACATATTGGAGAGCATCTCCTAAAAGAGAGCAAAAGTTTGATGATGTGGCACGGATTTTAGTACGCAATATGAATGCTAAAAAATTGGTGTTGGATTGTAAAACCCGTTGGAACTCAACATATGTGATGCTCATGACTGCTATATCTTTTAAAGATGTGTTTGCTCGTCTGAGATTTCGTGATCCATCGTATAAATGTTTCCCAACAGATGATGAGTGGTTGTTAGCAGAAGAGGTTTCTAAAATGTTGCAAGTGTTTTATTCTGTGACTGaagttgtaatagccgagcctggt cttttagTTGGTGATTGGAGTTGA